One region of Methanobrevibacter millerae genomic DNA includes:
- a CDS encoding elongation factor EF-2, whose protein sequence is MTRKEKITAKIKELMYGPKKIRNICICAHIDHGKTTLSDNLMAAAGFISKDLAGEQRIMDSKSDEKDREIIIDAANASMVQKYNGEDYLINLIDTPGHVDFGGDVTRAMRAVDGAVVVVCAVDGIKPQTETVLRQALKENVKPVLFINKVDRLINELRFSDEELKERFLKIFMDVNNLIKKLSPDNQDWQLDVNDGSVAFGSAYQNWAINVPTMQETGIKFSDIVEYCIQGKSNELAKRLPLYDVLINMVIEHLPSPDVAQAYRVPKIWNGDIESPVGQALINTSAKGPLGAMITNVAESDHAGFVSTCRVYGGTLQKGGEIYLVGAKAKSRIQRVGVFVGPNTIDTEKVPAGNIAFITGIKNPTAGETLCLASDKIDEFEPIDHISEPVVTVAIEPKNIKDLPKLIDVLRNVGKVDPTIKVNINEKTGEQLISGMGELHLDVIINRIKNDKKLEVITSEPIVVYRESVLGNAGPVEGKSPNKHNRFYIEVEPLDEGILKALNAKDLKEGEVKSKEMANKFIEFGMDKEEARRVWDICNKSMFLNMTRGIQYLDEVKTLLLEGFEEALKEGPLASEEVTGLKFKLVDAKLHEDAVHRGPAQVIPAIKNAIKGSIMLANPCLVEPIQKVLISAPLEYIGACANNVQNRRGMMIGQEIFDDVSEMEFEVPVAEMFGFAADIRSATGGKGLFSTEIKGFKTLPRNLQDNVVKQIRQRKGISPEPFSAEHYLG, encoded by the coding sequence ATGACAAGAAAAGAAAAAATTACTGCAAAAATAAAAGAATTGATGTATGGACCTAAAAAAATTAGAAACATTTGTATCTGTGCCCATATTGATCATGGAAAAACTACTTTGTCTGATAATTTAATGGCGGCAGCAGGATTTATTTCAAAAGATCTGGCGGGCGAACAAAGGATAATGGACAGTAAATCAGATGAAAAAGATCGTGAAATTATTATTGATGCTGCAAATGCTTCTATGGTTCAGAAGTACAATGGTGAAGATTATTTAATTAACTTAATTGATACTCCAGGACATGTTGACTTTGGCGGGGATGTTACCCGTGCAATGAGAGCTGTTGACGGTGCAGTCGTTGTTGTATGTGCTGTAGACGGTATTAAACCGCAGACAGAAACTGTACTTAGACAGGCTTTAAAGGAAAATGTAAAACCTGTACTTTTCATTAACAAAGTCGATAGACTAATCAATGAGTTAAGGTTCAGTGATGAAGAGCTAAAGGAAAGATTTTTAAAAATCTTTATGGATGTCAACAACCTGATTAAAAAGTTATCTCCGGATAATCAAGATTGGCAGCTGGATGTAAACGACGGAAGTGTCGCATTCGGTTCCGCTTATCAAAATTGGGCTATCAATGTTCCTACAATGCAGGAAACAGGCATTAAATTTAGCGATATTGTTGAATATTGTATCCAAGGTAAATCCAATGAATTAGCTAAGCGTTTGCCTTTATATGATGTTTTGATTAATATGGTAATTGAACATCTTCCTTCTCCGGATGTTGCACAGGCATACAGAGTTCCAAAAATATGGAATGGAGATATCGAATCACCTGTAGGTCAGGCATTAATCAATACCTCTGCAAAAGGCCCTCTTGGTGCAATGATTACAAATGTGGCTGAAAGTGATCATGCGGGTTTTGTTTCAACATGCAGAGTTTATGGAGGCACATTGCAAAAAGGTGGAGAAATTTATCTCGTTGGAGCTAAAGCAAAATCCCGTATTCAACGTGTCGGTGTCTTTGTCGGTCCGAATACCATTGATACTGAAAAAGTTCCGGCAGGAAACATTGCATTTATTACAGGTATTAAAAATCCAACTGCTGGTGAAACATTATGTTTGGCCAGTGATAAAATAGATGAATTTGAGCCAATAGACCATATTTCAGAACCTGTTGTAACAGTAGCTATTGAACCTAAAAACATAAAGGATTTGCCTAAATTGATTGATGTTTTAAGGAATGTTGGAAAAGTAGATCCAACCATTAAGGTCAATATTAATGAAAAAACCGGCGAACAATTAATTTCCGGTATGGGTGAACTTCACTTGGATGTAATAATTAACAGGATAAAAAACGATAAAAAATTAGAAGTCATTACCTCAGAACCTATTGTTGTTTACAGGGAAAGCGTTTTAGGTAATGCAGGTCCTGTTGAAGGCAAGTCCCCAAACAAACACAACAGATTCTACATTGAGGTAGAGCCATTGGATGAAGGTATCTTAAAAGCATTGAATGCAAAGGACTTAAAAGAAGGAGAAGTCAAATCCAAGGAAATGGCAAATAAATTCATTGAATTCGGTATGGATAAGGAAGAGGCAAGACGTGTCTGGGACATATGCAACAAGTCCATGTTTTTAAACATGACTCGCGGTATCCAATACCTGGATGAAGTAAAAACACTGTTGCTTGAAGGTTTTGAAGAAGCCCTTAAAGAAGGACCTTTGGCTTCAGAAGAAGTAACCGGACTGAAATTCAAATTAGTCGATGCTAAACTTCACGAAGATGCAGTTCACAGAGGCCCGGCACAAGTCATTCCCGCGATTAAGAATGCCATTAAAGGTTCTATCATGCTTGCAAATCCATGTTTGGTAGAACCTATTCAAAAAGTTTTAATATCAGCTCCGCTTGAGTATATTGGTGCCTGTGCCAATAATGTCCAAAACAGGCGTGGAATGATGATTGGTCAGGAAATCTTTGATGATGTCAGTGAAATGGAATTTGAAGTTCCGGTCGCTGAAATGTTTGGATTTGCAGCCGATATCAGATCTGCAACTGGAGGTAAAGGATTGTTTTCAACTGAAATTAAAGGATTTAAAACCTTGCCTCGCAATTTGCAGGACAATGTTGTAAAACAAATCCGCCAAAGGAAAGGCATTTCTCCAGAGCCTTTCAGTGCTGAACACTATTTAGGATGA
- the tuf gene encoding translation elongation factor EF-1 subunit alpha: protein MVKEKEHINLAFVGHVDHGKSTLAGHVLLKAGAIPEKKFGNGEERFRKVFDTLKAEQDGGITIDLAHQKFSTKKYDYTVVDCPGHRDFVKNMITGASQADAAVLVVAANDGVMPQTKEHVFLSRTLGINQLIVAINKIDLVDYSQEKFDEVKDEVSRLIQNVGFNPDDVDFIPLSAFEGDNIKEISENTPWYKGNTLIDAFDSLSAPEKPTDLPLRIPIQDVYSITGVGTVPVGRVETGVMKINEDVIFEPAGVSGKVTSIEMHHEQYEAAEPGDNIGFNVRGVGKNDIMRGDVAGHVNDAPAVAKEFKAQIVVLQHPGVITVGYTPVFHCHTSQVACTFVELIQKLNPSTGEVEQENPDFLKTGDAAIVKVKPTKPMCIENTTEIPQMGRFAVRDMGQTVAAGLCLEVTDKK from the coding sequence TTGGTAAAAGAAAAAGAACATATTAATTTAGCATTTGTTGGACACGTTGACCATGGAAAATCCACTTTAGCTGGACATGTATTGTTAAAAGCTGGTGCAATTCCGGAAAAGAAATTCGGAAACGGCGAAGAAAGATTCAGAAAAGTTTTCGATACGTTAAAAGCCGAACAAGATGGTGGAATTACCATAGATTTAGCACATCAAAAATTTTCCACTAAAAAATACGATTACACTGTAGTAGACTGTCCTGGACACAGAGACTTTGTTAAAAACATGATCACTGGTGCTTCCCAAGCAGACGCTGCTGTGTTAGTTGTTGCGGCTAACGATGGGGTAATGCCTCAAACAAAAGAACACGTATTCTTATCCAGAACTTTAGGCATTAACCAGTTAATCGTAGCTATCAACAAAATTGATTTAGTCGATTATTCTCAAGAAAAATTTGATGAAGTAAAAGATGAAGTATCTAGATTAATTCAAAACGTAGGTTTCAATCCTGATGATGTTGATTTCATTCCATTATCTGCATTTGAAGGAGATAACATCAAGGAGATTTCTGAAAACACTCCATGGTACAAAGGTAATACATTAATTGACGCATTTGATAGCTTATCTGCTCCTGAAAAACCAACTGACTTACCATTAAGAATTCCTATTCAAGATGTTTACTCCATTACTGGAGTGGGAACAGTGCCTGTTGGAAGAGTAGAAACTGGTGTCATGAAGATCAATGAAGACGTTATCTTTGAACCTGCCGGCGTTTCCGGTAAAGTCACTTCCATTGAAATGCACCACGAACAATATGAAGCTGCTGAACCTGGTGACAACATCGGATTCAACGTAAGAGGCGTAGGTAAAAACGATATCATGAGAGGAGATGTTGCAGGTCATGTAAACGATGCTCCTGCTGTTGCAAAAGAATTCAAAGCACAAATTGTTGTTTTACAACACCCGGGTGTAATTACTGTAGGATACACTCCTGTATTCCACTGCCACACTTCTCAAGTTGCATGTACTTTCGTAGAATTAATTCAAAAGTTAAACCCATCCACTGGAGAAGTTGAACAAGAAAATCCGGACTTCTTAAAAACTGGAGATGCAGCTATCGTTAAAGTTAAACCTACTAAACCAATGTGCATTGAAAATACAACTGAGATCCCACAAATGGGCAGATTTGCTGTTCGTGACATGGGACAAACTGTTGCTGCAGGTTTATGCCTTGAAGTGACAGACAAAAAATAG
- the dnaK gene encoding molecular chaperone DnaK, with amino-acid sequence MSENERIIGIDLGTSNSAACVYIDGKATIVPSAEGATVYGKAFPSYVAFTEDGDLLVGEPAKKQAITNPENTIKAIKRKMGSDYTVEIQGKEYTPQQISAFILQKIKRDTEAFLGEEISKAVITVPAYFDDNQRTATKDAGKIAGLDVLRLLNEPTAASLAYGLNKNSDEHINILVFDMGGGTLDVTIMEFGDEIFEVRATSGNTQLGGKDMDFALKKYLADEFEQEHGVNLLDDPQADMRLEEAAERAKIELSNTVETEINLPFIAMDSDGQALNLITTINRSKLETLVEEIVKRGGETIQRALDDAVMTSEDIDKVILVGGPTRMPIVQEYVELYLAKKVERGIDPMECVAQGAAIQAGVIDGVIGDLILVDVTPLSLGTEVADGSTSVIIPRNTAIPVKKSEIYSTVHDNQTGVNVNVVQGERKMADDNSQLGSFLLNGIPPAPRGVPQIEITYEIDADGILNVTAKELSTGVNQSIIIDASMKMSDSEIERAIKEANEYAEQDEKKYRLAQLRNDADSAIYAAEKFIFDPEFRDQIPPSDIDRIENLIVELKQAVSDEDVVQITVKTKELNDATTEIGASFY; translated from the coding sequence ATGAGTGAAAACGAAAGAATTATCGGAATCGATTTGGGAACAAGTAACTCTGCAGCTTGCGTATACATTGACGGTAAAGCAACTATCGTTCCAAGTGCAGAAGGGGCAACAGTTTATGGAAAGGCATTTCCAAGTTATGTTGCATTTACTGAAGATGGTGATTTGCTCGTAGGAGAGCCTGCAAAAAAACAGGCTATTACAAATCCTGAAAATACAATCAAAGCGATTAAAAGAAAAATGGGATCAGATTATACTGTTGAAATTCAGGGAAAGGAATATACTCCACAGCAAATCTCAGCATTTATCTTGCAGAAAATCAAAAGGGACACGGAAGCGTTTCTTGGTGAAGAAATTTCAAAAGCGGTAATTACCGTACCAGCATACTTTGACGACAATCAAAGAACAGCAACAAAGGACGCTGGAAAAATTGCAGGTCTTGACGTATTAAGACTTTTGAACGAACCGACAGCGGCAAGCCTTGCTTACGGCTTAAATAAGAATTCAGATGAACACATCAACATTCTGGTATTTGATATGGGTGGAGGAACATTGGATGTAACGATTATGGAATTTGGAGATGAGATTTTCGAAGTTCGCGCAACCAGCGGAAACACCCAGCTCGGTGGAAAGGACATGGATTTCGCCTTAAAAAAATACTTGGCCGACGAGTTTGAGCAGGAACATGGAGTTAACTTATTGGATGATCCGCAAGCCGATATGAGACTGGAAGAAGCAGCGGAAAGAGCTAAAATCGAATTATCCAATACTGTTGAAACGGAAATCAATCTGCCGTTCATTGCAATGGACAGCGACGGTCAGGCATTGAACCTCATTACTACAATCAACCGTTCCAAATTGGAAACTCTCGTTGAGGAAATTGTAAAAAGGGGTGGTGAAACAATTCAAAGAGCATTGGATGACGCTGTAATGACTTCAGAAGACATTGACAAAGTAATCCTTGTCGGAGGACCTACAAGAATGCCAATAGTTCAGGAATACGTTGAATTATACTTGGCTAAAAAAGTTGAAAGGGGAATCGATCCTATGGAATGCGTTGCGCAGGGCGCTGCAATCCAGGCAGGTGTAATCGACGGCGTAATCGGAGATCTGATTCTTGTTGATGTAACTCCTCTATCTTTAGGTACTGAAGTGGCCGATGGGTCCACGTCAGTTATCATTCCAAGAAACACTGCCATTCCAGTTAAGAAAAGTGAAATCTATTCAACAGTCCATGACAATCAAACGGGCGTTAATGTAAATGTTGTTCAGGGTGAACGTAAGATGGCTGATGACAATTCACAGTTGGGTTCATTTTTACTAAACGGAATTCCTCCAGCTCCAAGGGGAGTGCCTCAAATTGAGATTACCTATGAAATCGATGCTGATGGTATCTTAAACGTAACTGCAAAAGAACTCTCAACTGGTGTAAATCAATCTATCATCATTGATGCATCAATGAAAATGTCCGATTCAGAAATCGAAAGGGCTATTAAAGAAGCAAATGAATATGCTGAACAGGATGAGAAAAAATACAGGCTAGCTCAGCTTAGAAACGATGCGGACTCAGCCATTTACGCTGCTGAAAAATTCATTTTTGATCCCGAATTCAGGGACCAGATTCCGCCATCTGACATAGACAGAATCGAAAACCTGATTGTTGAGTTAAAACAGGCTGTCAGTGATGAGGACGTTGTTCAAATTACTGTCAAGACAAAAGAGTTAAATGATGCAACCACTGAAATTGGAGCTAGTTTCTACTAG
- a CDS encoding tetratricopeptide repeat protein, translating to MSRLIEYARELEQQGRFEDALNYYEMAIDEKGCPFDIRKDIGQVLNKLGNYQEALDCFDLVLTMDENHFESLFGRAISLIGLNEWVDAFNSLVKAVKLDNDNANCWYYLAIILKEYGEEESARKYFKYFNELDNEDFSNVRSNYEFGLIFKQRENELFRRKRTLNIEGFRKELASYDLDNEKIETLLRTMPYEELLFHMYCLKDLHKDYLTKEIIKQSLGLNDEDIIRMFELEDEEKIKQSVISILGYDPFVDLDDEINVPLYEKTGLFRYIDDHKADNGVIRGISGFNRFVNVMEAKNMPKLCSRNLNYAEGNAQFQINVSNSINVANDNFNQAKKAIVGKNYSDAFVFLDIALENCPADYYNIYNIKFYYATLLSKFKSPDYKLLAFKYCNNIEDKFRYFKNKEVYLLNKACIAYDLSFHYLNFIDEAIYYFNKYLEVKGGNEDIQYLLNSLYLRKL from the coding sequence ATGTCAAGATTAATCGAATATGCAAGGGAACTGGAACAGCAAGGCAGGTTTGAGGATGCCCTGAATTATTATGAAATGGCAATTGATGAAAAGGGATGTCCGTTTGATATCAGAAAGGATATAGGCCAGGTTTTAAACAAGCTGGGCAATTATCAGGAAGCGCTGGACTGCTTTGATTTGGTATTGACGATGGATGAAAATCATTTTGAATCATTGTTCGGCCGTGCAATTTCTTTAATCGGTCTTAATGAGTGGGTTGATGCATTCAATTCACTTGTAAAAGCAGTCAAGCTTGATAATGATAATGCAAATTGCTGGTATTATCTTGCAATTATTCTAAAGGAATATGGCGAAGAGGAAAGTGCCAGAAAATATTTCAAATACTTTAATGAGCTGGATAACGAGGACTTTTCCAATGTCCGCAGCAATTACGAGTTTGGCTTGATCTTTAAGCAGAGGGAAAATGAACTGTTCAGACGTAAAAGGACTTTAAATATCGAAGGCTTTAGAAAAGAATTGGCTTCATATGATCTGGATAATGAGAAAATCGAAACATTGCTTCGCACAATGCCCTATGAGGAATTATTATTCCATATGTATTGTTTGAAAGATTTGCATAAGGATTATCTTACAAAAGAGATTATCAAACAGAGCCTGGGATTGAATGATGAGGATATCATTAGGATGTTTGAACTGGAGGATGAGGAAAAAATCAAGCAAAGCGTAATTTCAATTTTAGGCTATGATCCGTTCGTGGATTTGGATGATGAGATTAATGTTCCTTTGTATGAAAAAACCGGTTTGTTCAGATATATTGATGATCACAAAGCAGATAATGGTGTGATTCGCGGTATCAGCGGATTTAATCGTTTCGTTAATGTGATGGAAGCAAAAAACATGCCTAAATTGTGCAGCAGAAATTTGAATTATGCGGAGGGCAATGCCCAATTTCAGATTAATGTATCAAACAGCATTAATGTGGCCAATGATAATTTCAACCAAGCTAAAAAAGCTATCGTTGGTAAAAATTACTCTGATGCATTTGTATTTCTGGATATTGCTTTAGAAAATTGTCCTGCGGATTATTACAACATATATAACATTAAATTTTATTATGCGACATTATTGTCCAAATTCAAGTCTCCGGATTATAAACTTTTGGCATTTAAATATTGCAATAACATTGAAGATAAATTCAGATATTTTAAAAATAAGGAGGTATACTTATTAAACAAAGCTTGCATAGCTTATGATTTAAGTTTTCATTATTTGAACTTTATAGATGAAGCAATTTATTATTTTAATAAATATTTGGAAGTGAAAGGTGGCAACGAAGATATACAATACCTGTTAAACAGTCTTTACTTGAGAAAATTATAA
- a CDS encoding tetratricopeptide repeat protein, with product MGVQEQLNKANDFLSNGDFISGEKVYDDILARDENNVDALFGKAKCYFNRCNYSKALEICDMAREIDLGAVPDEFYNRLLLAVKSNNDYHSRNASHFSHSDNVDSKMCPYCGREINPFMVICPFCEFDFRDYDLYEKCENCGRLVDECDAVCANCGEVLKSHESIPEVVRLCDEGFRLIKDYKIKEAKICFNKASKIDSKDATPIVGSAYCLYYLGYYVLALKKCDEALKLDPDSVDDGFYNDVNDKVNSVKS from the coding sequence ATGGGTGTTCAAGAGCAGTTAAATAAGGCCAACGATTTTTTAAGTAATGGAGATTTCATTTCCGGTGAAAAGGTCTATGATGATATTCTGGCCAGAGACGAAAATAATGTTGATGCGCTTTTTGGAAAGGCAAAATGTTATTTTAACAGGTGCAATTACTCAAAGGCTCTTGAAATCTGTGATATGGCACGTGAAATTGATTTGGGTGCCGTTCCAGATGAATTTTATAACCGGTTGCTTTTGGCCGTCAAATCAAATAACGATTATCACTCCCGAAATGCCTCTCACTTCAGTCATTCAGATAATGTCGATTCAAAGATGTGTCCTTATTGCGGCCGTGAAATTAATCCGTTCATGGTAATCTGTCCTTTTTGCGAGTTTGACTTTAGGGATTATGATTTATATGAGAAATGTGAAAATTGCGGAAGGCTTGTTGATGAGTGTGATGCAGTTTGCGCCAATTGCGGTGAAGTCTTAAAATCTCATGAAAGTATTCCTGAAGTTGTCAGGTTGTGCGATGAAGGTTTTAGGCTCATTAAGGATTATAAAATTAAAGAGGCTAAGATTTGCTTCAATAAGGCTTCAAAAATTGATTCAAAAGATGCTACTCCAATTGTGGGTAGCGCATATTGTCTTTATTATCTGGGATATTATGTGCTTGCCTTAAAAAAATGTGATGAGGCATTAAAGCTTGATCCTGATTCAGTTGATGATGGTTTCTACAATGATGTAAATGATAAGGTTAATTCCGTTAAAAGTTAA
- a CDS encoding tetratricopeptide repeat protein has protein sequence MDLGELLLLFQVNNLIEKRDFKGAMELIDELLEQNPDSANVIFAKALCLDAMGDFKAALEMAEKARSIDSDVVPDEFYNAVSFRAKNTVKKTPTKASEESKIPSILKSGTNLINKKEFNKAKLFFDRALSIQSDNIEALVCQAYCFYSLGKKTHAHQLVYDIDRFEIAPDFLKYFDELMGIDVDDAYYDHESLREVTDLCDEGFSYIDDYKIKDAKVCFNKALKIDSKDVNPVVGNAYCLYHLGYYVLAFKECKKAINMDIESIDRSFYRKVKAKAREVK, from the coding sequence ATGGATTTGGGTGAATTGCTTTTACTGTTTCAAGTGAATAATCTTATTGAAAAAAGGGATTTTAAAGGAGCGATGGAACTTATTGACGAGTTGCTTGAACAAAATCCCGATTCTGCAAATGTCATTTTTGCAAAAGCATTATGTTTGGATGCTATGGGTGACTTCAAAGCCGCTTTGGAAATGGCTGAAAAAGCCAGAAGCATTGACAGTGATGTAGTTCCTGATGAATTTTACAATGCAGTCTCTTTCAGGGCAAAGAATACAGTTAAAAAGACTCCAACTAAAGCATCTGAAGAAAGCAAAATTCCTTCTATCTTAAAATCAGGCACTAACCTGATTAATAAAAAAGAGTTTAACAAGGCCAAATTATTTTTTGATAGGGCGTTATCAATTCAAAGCGATAATATTGAAGCTTTGGTTTGCCAAGCTTATTGTTTTTACAGTTTAGGTAAAAAAACTCACGCTCATCAATTGGTATATGATATTGACAGGTTCGAAATAGCTCCAGATTTTTTAAAGTATTTTGATGAACTGATGGGCATTGATGTGGATGATGCATATTATGATCATGAATCTTTAAGGGAAGTCACGGATTTATGTGATGAAGGCTTCAGCTACATCGATGACTATAAAATCAAGGATGCAAAGGTATGCTTCAATAAGGCTTTAAAGATTGATTCAAAGGATGTAAATCCCGTTGTTGGCAATGCATACTGTTTGTATCATTTGGGATATTATGTTTTAGCATTTAAAGAGTGTAAAAAAGCCATTAATATGGACATTGAATCCATTGACCGCAGTTTTTATAGAAAGGTGAAGGCAAAGGCTCGTGAGGTGAAATAA
- a CDS encoding BspA family leucine-rich repeat surface protein, whose translation MFSEPDFLPFNLLEALLKYFESGESQYVTIDLEGKETTVKFSSDISAGGNVLYESTIDYAKEFIAQLEESFNSNPIYSSLTDNEDYNELVKLINNIKIHIRRQENPFIGFLESKFEQIINPDIDDDIRDKYFKEFEELNTTTSSIYDLGDLSVLIILKDGTNLTRWSDIEDKKDVLYVSEDLSDRMHVAHEYANLESLKSAIVKGITHEVKDVSSMFCDCHSLEYVFGFDSWNFSNIKKMDCMFMNCSLLSDISFLKSFDVSNVTDMMAVFQNCISLTDLSPLKSWNVSNVENMHAIFCICSNLAGLNGLESWDVSNVKKMESMFHECRSLADISQLANWKPDNVENLYEMFRDCYSLRDCEALNGWNIKSNVNMIDMFKYCENVQKPEWYFDSTSKVEEYIKGIDDEEKLIDIAYNDSDYIARKFAAYYISDEDVLKDLIQKGSGMGVLEAAVKNKSLNDDEFLFEQFNRDDLSEAYKYFLIEGISDESYLARIAQNDYALCFRMQAINMISDKSVLEDISRDDDNMSVCNFALKRLENL comes from the coding sequence ATGTTTTCGGAACCGGATTTTTTACCATTTAATTTACTGGAAGCTTTACTCAAGTATTTTGAAAGCGGTGAAAGCCAATATGTAACTATTGACCTTGAAGGAAAGGAGACTACGGTTAAATTTTCTTCTGATATCTCCGCCGGAGGAAATGTTCTATATGAAAGTACGATAGATTATGCAAAAGAGTTTATCGCTCAGCTTGAGGAAAGTTTTAACTCAAATCCCATTTATTCATCCCTAACGGATAATGAAGATTATAATGAACTGGTTAAACTAATTAATAACATTAAAATACATATTCGAAGGCAGGAAAATCCTTTTATAGGCTTTTTGGAATCCAAATTTGAACAAATCATCAATCCCGACATCGATGATGATATACGGGATAAATATTTTAAGGAATTTGAAGAGCTGAATACCACAACTTCAAGCATTTATGATTTGGGGGATTTAAGTGTCCTCATTATCCTGAAAGACGGAACCAATCTGACCAGATGGAGTGATATTGAAGATAAAAAGGATGTTTTATATGTCAGCGAAGACTTGTCTGATCGCATGCATGTTGCTCATGAATATGCCAATCTTGAATCTCTCAAGTCAGCTATCGTTAAGGGAATAACCCATGAAGTTAAAGATGTATCCAGCATGTTTTGTGATTGTCATTCCCTGGAATACGTTTTTGGATTTGACTCATGGAATTTTTCCAATATCAAAAAGATGGATTGCATGTTCATGAACTGTTCACTGCTGTCTGACATTTCCTTTCTCAAGTCTTTTGACGTGTCAAATGTGACAGATATGATGGCTGTATTTCAAAATTGTATTTCTTTAACAGATTTATCTCCTTTAAAGTCATGGAATGTCAGTAATGTGGAAAATATGCATGCAATATTTTGCATCTGCTCTAATCTGGCCGGGCTAAACGGTTTGGAATCGTGGGACGTTAGCAATGTGAAAAAAATGGAATCCATGTTTCATGAATGCAGATCTCTAGCTGACATTTCGCAATTAGCTAACTGGAAGCCGGATAATGTTGAAAATCTGTATGAAATGTTCAGGGACTGTTATTCATTAAGAGACTGTGAAGCTCTAAATGGTTGGAATATTAAAAGTAATGTTAACATGATTGACATGTTCAAATACTGTGAAAATGTGCAAAAGCCTGAATGGTATTTTGATTCAACAAGCAAAGTTGAAGAATATATTAAAGGAATTGATGACGAAGAGAAATTAATCGATATTGCATATAACGATTCCGATTATATTGCCCGTAAGTTCGCAGCCTATTACATCAGCGATGAAGATGTTTTAAAGGATCTTATTCAAAAAGGAAGTGGCATGGGTGTTCTTGAAGCTGCAGTTAAAAATAAAAGCTTAAATGATGATGAATTCCTATTTGAGCAGTTCAATAGGGATGATTTAAGTGAAGCTTACAAATATTTTTTAATCGAGGGCATTTCCGATGAATCTTATCTGGCCAGGATTGCTCAAAACGATTATGCATTATGCTTTAGAATGCAGGCGATTAATATGATATCTGATAAATCCGTTTTGGAAGATATTTCTAGAGATGATGATAATATGAGCGTTTGCAATTTCGCCTTAAAGCGTTTGGAAAATCTTTAA